The following proteins are co-located in the Megalops cyprinoides isolate fMegCyp1 chromosome 15, fMegCyp1.pri, whole genome shotgun sequence genome:
- the LOC118790515 gene encoding pleckstrin homology domain-containing family A member 1-like isoform X1, which produces MPYVDRQNRLCGFLDVEENENSGRFLRRYFILDTLEGSLMWYMDNPQNLPAGTSSVGSLQLTYISKVSDATKQRPKAEFCFVINTGRRKYFLQANDQQDLVEWVKELNKATKITVPKPCDVPHTAETLKPSQDSLGTKKQVSYRTDIIGGVPIITPTQEGGDGQLEGGREEPRGSHSPLPYFLSKVAQDQAMIKAGYCVKQGAMRKNWKRRYFLLEENSLSYFKSELDKDPLRIIPLKEVHKVQECKQRDIMMRDNLFEVVTTSRTFYVQADSPEEMHSWIKAISGAIVAQRGPGRSAASEQRDPSSPPGFARCDPAPPTLRPAVPAVAPRPQSPGGPGPRPVHAQPGLGQRALHEPLATPQPAGGAPRPSVPAGDTPVQVSEGSPWRRRSSCEDSPPETPPAADNGDLPVSKV; this is translated from the exons ATGCCCTATGTGGATCGGCAGAACCGTCTGTGTGGGTTCCTGGATGTTGAGGAGAATGAGAACAGCGGCAGGTTCCTGCGTCGATACTTCATCCTGGACACGCTGGAGGGCAGCCTGATGTGGTACATGGACAACCCGCAG AACCTTCCGGCTGGGACGAGCAGCGTGGGCTCCCTCCAACTCACCTACATTTCCAAG GTCAGCGATGCCACAAAGCAGAGGCCGAAGGCGGAGTTCTGTTTCG TCATTAACACCGGCAGGAGGAAGTACTTCCTGCAGGCCAACGACCAGCAGGACCTGGTGGAGTGGGTGAAGGAGCTCAACAAGGCCACGAAGATCACA gtgcCAAAACCTTGCGATGTGCCCCACACTGCCGAGACCCTAAAGCCCTCCCAAGATTCCCTGGGTACCAAGAAGCAGGTTTCATACAGGACAGACATCATAGGGGGGGTGCCCATCATCACCCCTACACAG GAAGGGGGTGACGGACAGCTGGAGGGCGGCCGGGAGGAGCCAAGGGGGTcccacagccccctcccctACTTCCTGAGCAAAGTGGCGCAAGACCAGGCCATGATCAAGGCTGGATACTGCGTGAAGCAGGGGGCCATG AGGAAGAACTGGAAGCGAAGATATTTCCTTTTGGAGGAGAACTCATTGAGCTATTTCAAGTCAGAGCTG gaTAAGGACCCCCTCCGAATAATCCCACTGAAAGAAGTTCACAAAGTTCAGGAGTGCAAACAGCG ggaCATAATGATGAGGGATAATCTTTTTGAAGTGGTCACCACCTCTAGGACCTTTTACGTTCAG GCGGACAGCCCAGAGGAGATGCACAGCTGGATAAAGGCCATCTCGGGGGCCATCGTAGCCCAGCGCGGTCCAGGCCGGTCGGCAGCGTCT GAGCAGCGGGACCCTTCCTCACCCCCCGGTTTCGCCCGCTGCGACCCGGCCCCCCCCACCCTTCGCCCGGCCGTACCTGCAGTGGCGCCCCGCCCACAGTCCCCTGGGGGCCCGGGGCCACGCCCTGTCCACGCGCAGCCTGGCCTGGGACAGCGAGCACTTCATGAGCCTCTTGCCACTCCCCAGCCAGCGGGGGGGGCGCCACGCCCGTCTGTCCCTGCAGGAGACACGCCTGTCCAAGTGAGCGAGGGGTCGCCATGGAGACGGCGCAGCAGCTGCGAGGACAGCCCCCCTGAGACCCCCCCCGCCGCTGACAATGGCGACCTGCCCGTCAGCAAGGTGTGA
- the LOC118790515 gene encoding pleckstrin homology domain-containing family A member 1-like isoform X2, whose translation MPYVDRQNRLCGFLDVEENENSGRFLRRYFILDTLEGSLMWYMDNPQNLPAGTSSVGSLQLTYISKVSDATKQRPKAEFCFVINTGRRKYFLQANDQQDLVEWVKELNKATKITVPKPCDVPHTAETLKPSQDSLGTKKQVSYRTDIIGGVPIITPTQEGGDGQLEGGREEPRGSHSPLPYFLSKVAQDQAMIKAGYCVKQGAMRKNWKRRYFLLEENSLSYFKSELDKDPLRIIPLKEVHKVQECKQRDIMMRDNLFEVVTTSRTFYVQADSPEEMHSWIKAISGAIVAQRGPGRSAASMRQARRLSNPCFQRYSSPNAECNTSSGTLPHPPVSPAATRPPPPFARPYLQWRPAHSPLGARGHALSTRSLAWDSEHFMSLLPLPSQRGGRHARLSLQETRLSK comes from the exons ATGCCCTATGTGGATCGGCAGAACCGTCTGTGTGGGTTCCTGGATGTTGAGGAGAATGAGAACAGCGGCAGGTTCCTGCGTCGATACTTCATCCTGGACACGCTGGAGGGCAGCCTGATGTGGTACATGGACAACCCGCAG AACCTTCCGGCTGGGACGAGCAGCGTGGGCTCCCTCCAACTCACCTACATTTCCAAG GTCAGCGATGCCACAAAGCAGAGGCCGAAGGCGGAGTTCTGTTTCG TCATTAACACCGGCAGGAGGAAGTACTTCCTGCAGGCCAACGACCAGCAGGACCTGGTGGAGTGGGTGAAGGAGCTCAACAAGGCCACGAAGATCACA gtgcCAAAACCTTGCGATGTGCCCCACACTGCCGAGACCCTAAAGCCCTCCCAAGATTCCCTGGGTACCAAGAAGCAGGTTTCATACAGGACAGACATCATAGGGGGGGTGCCCATCATCACCCCTACACAG GAAGGGGGTGACGGACAGCTGGAGGGCGGCCGGGAGGAGCCAAGGGGGTcccacagccccctcccctACTTCCTGAGCAAAGTGGCGCAAGACCAGGCCATGATCAAGGCTGGATACTGCGTGAAGCAGGGGGCCATG AGGAAGAACTGGAAGCGAAGATATTTCCTTTTGGAGGAGAACTCATTGAGCTATTTCAAGTCAGAGCTG gaTAAGGACCCCCTCCGAATAATCCCACTGAAAGAAGTTCACAAAGTTCAGGAGTGCAAACAGCG ggaCATAATGATGAGGGATAATCTTTTTGAAGTGGTCACCACCTCTAGGACCTTTTACGTTCAG GCGGACAGCCCAGAGGAGATGCACAGCTGGATAAAGGCCATCTCGGGGGCCATCGTAGCCCAGCGCGGTCCAGGCCGGTCGGCAGCGTCT ATGCGGCAGGCCAGAAGGCTGTCGAACCCTTGTTTTCAGAGGTATTCGTCCCCAAACGCTGAATGCAACAC GAGCAGCGGGACCCTTCCTCACCCCCCGGTTTCGCCCGCTGCGACCCGGCCCCCCCCACCCTTCGCCCGGCCGTACCTGCAGTGGCGCCCCGCCCACAGTCCCCTGGGGGCCCGGGGCCACGCCCTGTCCACGCGCAGCCTGGCCTGGGACAGCGAGCACTTCATGAGCCTCTTGCCACTCCCCAGCCAGCGGGGGGGGCGCCACGCCCGTCTGTCCCTGCAGGAGACACGCCTGTCCAAGTGA